From a region of the Branchiostoma floridae strain S238N-H82 chromosome 13, Bfl_VNyyK, whole genome shotgun sequence genome:
- the LOC118428985 gene encoding complement C1q tumor necrosis factor-related protein 1-like isoform X2 — protein MMSLLYTILIIPACLVVSIYGQGSYSGQGKHSGQGKQSEEAPEQGQCVRCCPQDNPPGPQIIALPQQMTSEKGDKGERGFPGRTGKMGPKGHKGVAGPPGPKGIAGPPGPQEKLQASAFSVIRSKPMEGTKYYQVVMYDKVLVNTGDHFNLYTGKFYCVIPGIYYFSATVHTYNSRTTYLHLMKNNQPQVILFAQEGDRSIMQSQTVMLKLIVGDQVWMRMDYGDHLAVFGDEEDAYVTFSGHLVFPTYNM, from the exons ATGATGTCCCTCCTGTACACAATCCTGATCATACCAGCTTGTCTGGTGGTCAGCATCTATGGCCAGGGGTCATATTCTGGCCAGGGGAAACACTCTGGCCAAGGGAAACAGTCGGAGGAGGCTCCTGAGCAAGGCCAGTGTGTGAGGTGTTGCCCACAAGACAACCCCCCAGGGCCTCAGATCATCGCTCTTCCTCAACAAATGACATCAGAGAAGGGAGATAAAG GAGAACGCGGGTTCCCTGGTAGAACAGGGAAGATGGGACCAAAAGGACACAAGGGTGTTGCTGGACCTCCTGGACCCAAGGGAATAGCCGGTCCTCCTGGCCCTCAAGAGAAACTCCAGGCATCAGCCTTCTCTGTCATTCGCAGCAAACCCATGGAGGGGACCAAGTATTACCAGGTGGTGATGTATGACAAAGTGTTGGTGAACACTGGAGATCACTTTAACTTGTACACAGGGAAGTTCTACTGTGTCATCCCAGGGATCTACTACTTCTCTGCCACAGTCCACACCTACAACAGCAGGACAACCTACCTACATCTGATGAAGAACAACCAACCACAGGTCATCCTGTTTGCCCAGGAGGGTGACCGCAGCATCATGCAGTCCCAGACAGTCATGTTGAAGCTGATTGTGGGAGACCAGGTATGGATGAGGATGGACTATGGAGACCATCTCGCCGTATTTGGTGATGAGGAAGATGCATATGTCACCTTCAGtggacatttagtttttcccacATATAACATGTGA
- the LOC118428985 gene encoding complement C1q tumor necrosis factor-related protein 1-like isoform X1: MMSLLYTILIIPACLVVSIYGQGSYSGQGKHSGQGKQSEEAPEQGQCVRCCPQDNPPGPQIIALPQQMTSEKGDKGDPGWPGPVGVRGPEGTEGPPGLDGARGPRGPPAPNATRPQAAFSVLRASPMFGDHKYQTITFEHQFVNIDQHFNNDTGVFYCMISGIYHFSYTIHTYNGYESYVHLMKNEEKQVMNFSQSGSRSIMQTQFAMLPLDKGDRVWLRLAGRNTTAIFSDSKDFYVTFNGYLAVPQDYELSNIIPQKTEPDKGHVLD, encoded by the exons ATGATGTCCCTCCTGTACACAATCCTGATCATACCAGCTTGTCTGGTGGTCAGCATCTATGGCCAGGGGTCATATTCTGGCCAGGGGAAACACTCTGGCCAAGGGAAACAGTCGGAGGAGGCTCCTGAGCAAGGCCAGTGTGTGAGGTGTTGCCCACAAGACAACCCCCCAGGGCCTCAGATCATCGCTCTTCCTCAACAAATGACATCAGAGAAGGGAGATAAAG GTGACCCCGGCTGGCCCGGCCCTGTGGGTGTGAGGGGACCGGAGGGGACAGAGGGACCCCCTGGACTGGACGGAGCCAGAGGACCAAGAGGACCCCCCGCCCCGAACGCCACCAGACCTCAGGCTGCCTTCTCCGTGTTACGGGCATCTCCTATGTTTGGGGATCACAAATACCAAACCATCACCTTTGAACACCAGTTTGTAAACATAGACCAGCACTTTAACAATGACACAGGCGTGTTTTACTGCATGATCTCTGGCATCTACCATTTCTCTTACActatacacacatacaatgGGTACGAATCGTATGTACACCTGATGAAGAATGAGGAGAAGCAGGTAATGAACTTTAGCCAGTCTGGCAGCCGCAGCATCATGCAGACACAGTTTGCAATGCTGCCGCTGGACAAAGGAGACCGTGTCTGGCTACGACTAGCTGGCAGGAATACAACTGCCATCTTTAGTGACAGCAAAGACTTCTACGTCACCTTTAACGGGTACCTGGCAGTGCCTCAGGACTATGAACTCAGTAATATCATACCACAGAAGACAGAACCTGACAAAGGCCATGTACTTGATTGA